The genomic interval CATCGTAACACTGGTTATGATTGGTTTCTTCCACGAGAGAGGTTCCCTCGTTACATATGCGGCAGTGGCTCTTGCCGTAGCCGGCGTTTACTTACTTTCGGCTTTCTCGGAAACTTCACCGTTCGATCTTTTCGGATTCACTATCGTTTTTTTATCGGGTGTAGCTTACGCCCTATATATCGTAGGAGTTAAACAAACCCGGGTCCGTATGATGACCGGAATGAAGCTAACCTTTTACGTAATGTCGCTCGGTGCTATCGTATTTCTGATCACAACATCCGTACGAGACACATTCATGTGGATACCCGATACACATTCCTGGTTCAACCTGGTTATGCTGGCCATTATACCTACCGTAGTTTCAAACCTGGCACTGGTTTACGCCATACGCCACATAGGTTCTACATTGACGTCGGTTTTAGGAGCCATGGAACCTTTAACAGCCGTTTGCATAGGCATAATCGTTTTCAGCGATCCTTTCACTGCCCCTATCGCTTTCGGTATATTAGCGATCATCACAGCGGTCAGCCTTATCATCCTTTCCCGTCCATTAGAGAAGACCATACGACAATTAATTATCAAAAAGAAAGCTCTATAACAGGGGCTAAATGTTTCTTTTCATACTTTCAACCATCCATTTAACTTTTATTGTGAGCACACCAAAAAATAAATGACAAAACATGACCGAATATTCGATTTTTATACCGTCCTTTGAAAAATAAACAAAAGACGCTTGTCTTGTTCTTTATCTTCTGTACTACAATACCGGGGTTCTACCGGAGTTTATTATCGACGAACTGATCATTACAAACTACCTTGTTTCAAATTATTTTATTTAATTACATTTACAAATTTCTTTTTATGAACATTTACATTGGCAACCTTAGCTATAACGTTAAGGAATCGGATCTCCACCAGGTAATGCAAGATTACGGTACAGTAGAATCAACAAAACTTATCATTGACCGCGAAACACGTCGCTCAAAAGGCTTCGCTTTCGTAGTAATGCCAAACGACGAAGAAGCACGTAACGCTATTCGCGAACTGAACGGTGCAGAATATGCAGGACGTCAGATGATCGTGAAAGAAGCTATTTCCCGGAACTAATCCGATAAGAAATTATAAAAAAGAAGAGGCCGGTAATAATTACCGGCCTCTTCTTTTATTACTCTCTCAATACATTATAATTCAAAACGCAGCAATCTGGCCATTTGTTTTTGATACTGGTTTTCCAGATTGATACGGGTATCCATAACTTCATATATCTGAGTCGCATCGACAAAAAAATCGACCAGAGAGATATTTCCCGCCTTCAATGCTTTCGTCAATAACGAAAGATTATTTTGCTCTCCCAGTACCTCTACATATTCTTCCTGAGATGTTTTCAACGCAAGTGCCTCATTATAATTACTACGAAATTCCTGGAGAAGCCGGGATTTTGTATTATCCGTCCTCAAATCGGTAAAGACAGCCTGAGAACGGGCAATTTTTACCTGTTTCCTGTTCGAGAAAAGCGGAATAGAAACTCCCACGGTAAATCCGTTGAACTTCATTCCTTCTTCATTAGCGAACCGATAACCAGCAGCAAGTTTAGGCCACCACTGGGATTTGCTTAAAGAAAGTTGCCGGTCGGCAAGATATTGCTCTCCCTTTAAAAGCTTCATCTCCGGATCGTTTTCCAATACACGGGCAAAAAGTTCATCGAAATTCCGGGGAAATTCAACAGCCGGATAAGCCGACGAGGTAAAAGAAATATCTTCATCTCCGTTCAGTGTACGCAGCTCTCGTAATTTATTCTGTAAATTCGATAGCAACATACGCCTTTGCGTTTTCACATTCAATAACTCCAGTTTCACCTTATTAGTTTCCAAAATATTGGCATCACCTTGCTGTAACCGTTTAGTGTAAAACGCTGAAAGCTCTTCAGCTATTTTCTGACGCTCGTCCCAAAGTTCCAGTTTCTGGTTCAGGCTAATAATATCCAGACACACCTCTTTTGCCTGCAACAATATCTGCTGGCGTAAAGCTGCATATTGATTATCATATAATGATGATTTCAACCCCATCATTTTATGACGATTGAAATATACGGTGGGAAAATCAAATTCCTGTGTAACAGAGAAATCCATCTTAATCTCCGAATTACGCCCCCACAGATGCCCGTACTCAACCATAGGATCTTCCAGCCTATTCATAGTAGAGACCTCCAGTTTCTGAGACTGAAGCTGTTGTTCCCCAGCTTTCATTTCTTTATTATGGGAGGCGACGCTACTTAATACATCTTCTATTGTCTGGGCTTCCGCCATACTGGAGAACAGACTTATTATCAGAATTAATCTTAAAATTTTCATGCTTCCTCTTTTTTACGGTTCATAATCAAATAAACAACAGGCACAACGAAAGCGTTCAGGAAAGTAGACGTTATAAGTCCTCCGAGAATCACCTTTGCCATGGGGCTTTGTATCTCATTACCAGGCAGATCTCCCGATAAGGCCAGTGGTATTAAAGCCAAAGCAGAAGAAAGCGCCGTCATTAAGATAGGATTCAACCTATCCAGAGAACCTTTTATAATAGTTTCCCGGAGCGAAAGTCCTTGTTCTCCGAGATAATTATAATGAGACACAAGCAACATACCATTACGCGTGGCGATACCGAACAAAGAAATAAAACCTATGATGGCCGGTATACTGACTTCTCCTGTAGTAAAGCGCAACATAAACACACCTCCTATAAGGGCAAGAGGGAGATTGAGCAGAATAACACCTGCCTCCTTCGCATTACGGAACTGATTATATAGCAACAGAAATATCACCAGTATCGACATCACAGAAGTAAGCATAAGCGTACGAGAAGCAGCCGCTTCGCTCTCGAATTGTCCTCCGTACTGAATAAAATAACCTTCCGGCAACTGTACCTCTTCATTTACTTTCTTCTGTATATCATTTACGACACTTCTCAAATCCCGGTCCCCGACATTGGCCGAAATAACTATCTTTCTCTTTACATTCTCCCTGTTGATCGTATTGGGACCGGTAGAAGATACCACATCCGCCACATAATACAACGGTATCTTGCCTTCCTGACTGTCAATCATAAGATTCCGTATTTTATCGGCACTCGTACGATCTTCATCCTTCACTTTTACTGTGAGATCGAAGGCGCGACCGTCCTCATATACCTGAGAGACAACCTCTCCAGCCAGGGCGACATCCACAAATTCCGCAAATTCAGGTACGGTAATTCCATACTTCGCCAGCATCTCTCGCTTCGGATTAATTTTCAACTGAGGACGCTCTATCTGCTGTTCCACATTCAAATCCACTACTCCGTCGATACCACCAATGGATTTTTTTATCTGATTTCCGATCATAAACATACGGTTCAGATCATCTCCGAAAAGCTTTATTGCTATTTTAGCTTGTGTTCCCGACAGCATAGCATCTATACGGTGGGATATAGGTTGTCCTATCTCGACATTCACACCGGGGAGCATAGACATTTTATTTCGTATATCAGCCATTACCTCGGAATGAGAACGATCCTTCAATTCGAAAGGAGCTTCAATTTCCGACACGTTTACTCCCAAAGCATGTTCGTCAAGCTCGGCGCGACCGGTCTTACGGGCTACTGTCTTTATTTCGGGTATCTGCAAAAGTAATTCCTCGGCCCTGCGTCCCACCTGGTCGCTTTCTTCCAGAGAAATACCGGGAAGAGTACTTACATTTATCGTAAAAGACCCCTCATTAAACGAAGGCAGGAAACTACGGCCTAAAGTAAAGAATACTCCTAAAGCCACAATAAAAAGAGCAAGAGTACCACCTATTACCAACTTGCGATGAGACAGGGTCCAATTCAAGGAACGCAAATAAACACCCTTCAAATTTCGAGCTAACCAAGGCTCGCGCGCCAGCTTCTTTTCCTCCTTTTCTTTACCTCCCAGTAAATAACTACACAACACGGGGGTAAGAGTAAGCGCAACAATAGTAGAAGCAATCAAAGCGATAATAAAAGCGACTCCCAAAGGCATGAGCATACGGCCTTCCATCCCTGTCAGGAAAAATAAAGGAACGAAACTCACAATAATAATCAAAGTAGAATTAAGAATCGGCATACGCACTTCTTTAGATGCCTCAAATACGACATCTATCGTTTTCTTTCGTTCTTCTGGAGGTAACAATTTATTCTCCTTTAACCTCCGGTAAACATTCTCCACATCCACGATAGCATCGTCTACCAGCGAACCTATGGCAATAGCCATTCCGCCGAGGCTCATCGTATTGATGGTAAGTCCCATAAAGTGAAGCGTAAGAATAGAGACCAATAATGATAAAGGCAAAGCTACCAGCGAAATAAGCGTGGTACGCAGATTCATTAAAAAGAAAAAAAGCACGATCACTACAAAGATAGCTCCTTCGAACAATGATTTCTGTACATTATCAATCGAACTGTCTATAAAATGAGACTGGCGGAAAATATCCGTAGAGATATTTACGTCCGGAGGAAGACTCCTCTGTAGTTCGTCTACCGAAGCAATCAGCTTGTCGGTAAGTTCTATCGTTCCTGTATTCGGCTGTTTCGTAACAGTCACCAATACGGCCGGTTTTCCCCGCTCCGAAGCGACCCCTAATTTAGGAGCCTTATTTCCAATATGTATGTCGGCGACATCTTCAAGTAACACGGGGACTCCATCCACACGTTTTACAACCGCTTTGGCAAAATCCTGAACTTTATTGGTAGAAACAACTCCTCTTACTATATATTCATTACCATATTCGTAAAGGACACCTCCGTTAGCGTTCCGGTTCATTCCGCGGGCTGTGGCCATAATCTCTTCGACCGTTACATTATAATGTTTCATACGGGCCAGGTCAAGAGATATCTGGTACTCTTTCATTTCACCCCCTATTACCGTAACTTGGGCAACGCCTCCCGTAGATAAAAGACGGGGACGGATAGTCCAATCGGCCAAAGTACGCAACTCCTGTAAAGAGGTGCTGTCCGAAGTAAGACCCAGGATCATAACCTCTCCTAATATAGAGGATTGCGGACCCAATGTGGGAGTTCCCACACCGGCAGGCAAACTTTCTCCCAATACCGCTAATTTCTCGGAAGTTATCTGACGTGCCTTGTAAATATCGGTACCCCAGTCAAACTCTACCCATACTACGGAGAATCCCGTAGTTGAAGAAGATCGTACGCGCCGTACATCTGTAGCTCCGTTCAGAGCCGTTTCAACCGGGAATGTTACAAGCCGTTCCACCTCTTCGGGAGCCATTCCGGAAGCTTCGGTCATCACCACTACCGTAGGGGCATTCAGGTCCGGGAACACATCCACTTCCATATTCATGGAAGTATAAGTGCCGGCAAACAACAGCAATATAGAAACTACCAGCACCACCAGGCGGTTATGAAGCGAATATCTTATTATTTTGTTCAGCATAATATCTCCTTTCCGGCTTAGTGATTATGTGTATGACCCTCGGGAATAACACCGCTGTTCGCAGCCAGTTTCACCTGGTAGACACCTTTGGTCACTACTTCGTCCCCAGGTTTCAAGCCGGAAAGTATCTGTACATTTTTTCCGTCGGAAGCACCTAATGTCACTTCCTGTTTTCTATAGCCTTCTTTATCCAGCCTCAGATAAACAAAATACAACCCTTGCTCCTCGCTAAGGGATGATACCGGAACTTTCAATACATTTTTTAAAGGAGATGCTATCAGATAGACCTCCACATATGAGCCCGGAATAACCTCTCCTTTGTTATCAAACTCGAAAGTCACCGGAATATAGAATGAGCCCGACGAAGACTTGCCGTAAGTAAGTAATCGCCCGTTCAGCTTTTTTAAATCATAAACTTTACTATCATACGGAGTTTTAAAATTAGCCGAAATCAAAGAAGGTAACGATTTATAATAGCGCTCCGAAACTTCGGCACGCAGCTGCAATTTTCGGTTTTGGGATAAAACAGCAAGTGGCTGACCTACTTCCACATAATCGCCCTCCTTTACCAGACAGCTTTTTACAAATCCGTTCATCGTTGCCGAAACAGCCGCACCGGATTGCATATTCCTGCCTATTGCCTGATAAGCCATACGGGCAGTTTCATATTCCTGGTATATACGGTTAAATTCCTTTTCCGAGATGATTTTATCTTTTACCAGTTCTTCGGCACGTTGATAATCTTTTCGGGCCGTCTCATAATTAATGCGGGCTTTCTCCACAGGATCACCCTCTGCCAATCCTTTTCCCGATATAACAAATAACACAGAACCTTTCTGGACTGCCGTACCATCAGCTAAAACTTTTTTCCCGAACGAAACCACTCCCGAAACAGGAGCCACCAATGTCGATTCGTCTCCCTGCGCAGCCAGAATCTGACCGGAACATTTAATAACTTCGCTGAAATCTTCTGGAACCATCTTTTTTGTAGTAAGTCCTATCGACTCCGCTTCCCCTTGTTTCAGTATAATTTCTTCGGAACGAGCATATTCCTCACTTTCATGTTCCAGCGCATGCCCGGCCCCTTCTTCATTCTCATGATCATGAGTTTCATGATCGTGAACGTGAACATGTTCCGGTTTTACCGGAGAAGAAGTCCCGTTACATCCTGTCAACAGAATATAAGTACAAATTATTATAATAAAAAATATATTTTTCATGTTGCATAATTAAAAACAGACAAACAGAACTTTTTTTCAAAAGCTCCAAAATAAAAAACACGACTCCCTTTAAAGGAGTCTCATACTTTATGCAACAAAACAGGGAGGTGCCCTCAATCCGGCACTACAGGTTAGTAATATGCTATGGAGCCGTTCCAGATAATACGGTCCGGAACCCGTTGTTTTCAATATATCGGGAACTATTTCCGGAAAAAAAGACAACAAGGACGTAAGCACGACCGGCATCATCTTAATAACATGGTGATTCAAAGAAGAAGCATCAACAGAGCTTAATTTCACCAAACAATTATCGGTACAACCTTTGCCATCCGGTTCATCTTTCTCGGCACTATGTTCATTCATTGAAAAGAGTAAACAGATATGCCCATCTTCATGATGATGATGAGGAAGAACTGTAGATACCACGATCATACTTGTGGCAAAAACCAGAAGAATTATGTACAGTCTTTTTAAATACATTTCTGTTTCAATGAAATACAAAGATAATCAGCAATATGAATTGTTCACACAGATAGCCATCAGACCGATGTTATTTTAATTTATTTTAAACTATCAAAACAAAAAAGCGACTATTCATCGCTTTCTTCAAAATCAAAATCGAAATCGAATCCATCATCATAAAATTCTTCTTCCGTAAATCTTTTCATCTCCCGGGCATCTCGTTTTGTAGGACGTCCAAGCCCTTTCTGACGTTTTACAAACCCTCCTATTTTTGTTAATTCCAGTAATTCATACTGGTCGGGAGTAGTCACATTCTCCAAATAACCGGGAACCAATTTCGCCCCCATCCGGTTCTCAGCCAAGGCGATAACCCGGAAAGAATAAGTCACCGGAGGTTTCCTCACCTGTATGATATCGCCAACCTTCACTGTACGGGAAGGTTTTACCGTAACATTATCGATAGAAATCCTTCCTTTCTTGCACGCTTCAGTAGCGATGGTCCGGGTCTTAAAAATACGGGTAGCCCACATCCACTTGTCAATTCTCACTTCTTCTTTTGCCATATCACTTATTATTGAACTGATTCATAGTCAACTGAATCCCTGCCAGACAAAAACTTTTTATCATTTCTTCGGCACGTTCTAATTTGGAAGGAAGCTCCGACTCTTGTTCAGGAGGAAAACATCCCAGCACATAATCCACTTGCCCTCCGCGCGGGAAATCATTGCCGATGCCAAACCTTAAACGAGCATAATTATCTGTTCCCAGAATTTGCTGAATATGTTTTAATCCGTTATGTCCTGCATCGCTCCCTCTGGGTTTCAGGCGTAACATACCGAAGGGGAGTGCCAGATCATCCACGACTACCAGTAAATTCTCAACCGGAATATTCTCTTTTTGCAGCCAGTAACGTACCGCATTACCACTAAGGTTCATGTATGTAGAAGGTTTCAAAAGCAATAGTGTACGTCCTTTTATCTTCAATTCACACGTAGCCCCGTATCTGCCATCTGTAAAAACAAGATTGGACGCCTTAGCTAAAGCGTCCAACACTCTGAATCCTATGTTGTGCCGGGTATTTTCGTACTCAGGTCCGATATTCCCCAACCCTACAATCAAATATTTCATTTAATTCCGATTAGTTACCTTTAGCCTGGGCACCTCTTGCAGCACGCGTCAAATTAACGGCACATACAACTGCATTCTTGGCATTCATCAGTTCAAGGCCTTCAAAATGAAGATCGCCTACCTGCATAGTTTTACCCAATCCCAAGTTATCGATATTTATTACCAGTCTTTCAGGTATATTAGTATAAACGGCTTTTACTTTCAATTTCTTCATAGAAAGGCTCAACTTACCACCGGCTCTCACACCTTCGGAGTGACCTTCCAAAGCAACGGGAACTTCCATTACCACAGGTTTTTCTTCGTTCACTTCCAGAAAATCCATATGCAAAATAGAATCGTTTACCGGATGGAACTGAATGTCTTTAAGAACAGCCATTACTTTTTTATCTCCTATAGTAAGCTCCACGGCATAGATATCAGGTGTATAAACCAATTTACGCACTGAATCTTTAGAAACAGTAAAGTCGGTTACAATGATACCTTTGTTGTTTTCCATTTCAACCAGTTTCTCTCCGGCATTCAATTTACCTTTAAAAGGCAACTCTACAATTTGTCCGCCATTAAGAACGGCAGGAATCAAAGACTGTTTACGTAACTCTCTTACTGCTTTTTTACCCAAATCGGTTCTGGGAGTACCTTCAAGTTTAAATGTTTTCATTTTGTTTTGTTTTTGTGTTACTCAAAATTAAGTTATCAGTTTCGCTCCTTAATTTCCCATCACACGGAATTTTAAAGCGGTGCAAAGTTATAACTTTTTTTTCTCAACGCAAATATTTCTCTGTAAATGTGCAGAATGACCGGTATATGTCCATGATTTTTTGCATTAAATCCATAGGACGGTTTGATTTATTTATCTACTTTTGTCCAGAATTCATTTATTAAATCGCATATCTATGAAAGGAAAGATTTTGGTTACCGGCGGTGTTGGATATATAGGCTCTCATACCACCGTTGAATTACAGAACGCAGGTTATGAAGTCGTAATTGTAGACGACTTATCTAACTCCAACATCGGCGTTCTCGACGGAATTGAACACATCACAGGAAAACGTCCCGTATTCGTACAACTTGACATCACAAATAAAGAAGGTTTAAAAAAGGTATTTGAAGAAAATCCCGGAATACAGGGAATCATCAATTTTGCCGCCAGCAAAGCTGTAGGAGAATCGGTGAAAAAACCGTTACTTTATTATCGTAACAACCTTGTTTCTCTCATCAATCTGTTGGAACTGATGCCTGAATTCGGAGTAAAAGGTTTTGTATTCTCATCCTCCTGCACTGTTTACGGACAACCCGACGTTCTTCCGGTAGATGAAAAAGCGCCTATCAAACCCGCCATGTCCCCTTACGGCAATACAAAGCAAATTTGTGAAGAAATCATCCAGGACACCATCCATGCAAATGCACCATTCCAATCAATTATACTTCGTTATTTCAATCCCATCGGATCACATCCTACAGCAGAAATAGGAGAGTTACCCAATGGAGTTCCCCAGAACCTGATACCGTTCCTCACTCAAACTGCAATAGGCATACGTCCAGAATTAAGTGTATTCGGTGACGATTATAATACGCCTGACGGTTCCTGCATACGCGACTATATCAACGTGGTAGATCTTGCAAAAGCACACGTTATTGCTGTAGACCGTATGATACAAGGAAAATCAAAAAAGAATGTAGAGATATTCAATCTGGGAACAGGAAAAGGACTTTCCGTATTGGAACTTATACATGCTTTTGAAAAGACTACCGGAGTTAAAGTTCCTCATAAAATCGTAGACCGCCGTGAAGGAGATATCGAACAAGTATGGGCAAATCCTGAATGGGCCAACAATGAACTCGGATGGACGGCAAAAGAAACCATTGAAGACACGTTGGCTTCGGCGTGGAAATGGCAGTTGAAATTACGGGAAAAAGGAATTATGTAAAATACATAAAGAAAAAAACAGATAAAAAGTCACTGAAAATTTCAGTGACTTTTTTATTCACTCATTATCAAAATCATAATAACTTATCCGAGATTTTTATTTGAAATTATTTTTATATTAGAATTATTCTAATTAACTTTGCCGAACAAAATAATAAAACGACAAAATGACTATTCAGGAAATAAAGGAAATATTTCATCAGAAAGGATTAAAAACAACCCCTCAGCGAATTGCCGTTTATTATGCTCTCTCGGAATTGAAGCATCCATGTGCCGAAGATGTCTTGAAACATGTACGTGAAACACATCCCACTGTGACAACCGGTACTATATATAATGTTTTGGACAGTCTTGTAAAAACCGGACTTATAACAAAAGTACATACCGACGACAACAAAATGTATTTCGACTGGGACACGAGTGAGCATCAGCACCTTTATTTCGAAGATACCCAGCACATAGCAGATTACCGGGACCCGGGACTTAACCAGATGATCCGGGAATATTTCGACACACATCATATACCCGGATTCCGAATGAAAGAGATAAAAATACAAATCGTAGGTACAAAAAAATAGATATAAACACAATTGTATAACCAATCAAAACACAAGACAATGGAAAAAAGCATTAAAGGAACCAGAACAGAACAAAATTTACTGAAATCTTTTGCAGGTGAATCACAGGCAAGAAGCCGTTATACGTTCTTTGCCAGCGTAGCTAAAAAAGAAGGGTATGAACAGATAGCCGGCGTATTTATGGAAACCGCCGAACAAGAAAAAGAACATGCTAAAAAATTCTTTAAATATCTTGAAGGCGGTATGGTAGAAATCACAGCTTCCTATCCCGCAGGCATCATCAGTACAACAGCAGAAAACCTGCGCGCTGCTGCCGAAGGAGAGAATGAGGAATGGGCCGATTTATACCCTGAATTCGCAAAAATAGCCGAAGAAGAAGGCTTTCCTGCTATCGCCACTACATTTAAAATGGTCGCCCGCGTAGAAGCCGAACACGAAGCTCGTTACCGTAAATTACTGGAACGCGTAGAAACCGGCAAATTCTTTGAAGAAGAAACCGAAATAGAATGGCAATGCCGTAACTGCGGATATGTTCATAAAGGTAAAAAAGCGCCTCAGTTATGTCCGGCATGCCAGCACCCGCAAGCTTATTTTGAAAGAAAGAAAAACAATTACTAATACCGGTAATTCATAAAAATAGAGAGGCTATAACAGCCCCTCTATTTTTTTATACCAGAAAAACAAATGCTCAACGAAAAGACGGAGAGATTTTTATCCCCTCCCGGCTATATGAATTATAAATGCTTTTCAATTCGGCATATATCAGTACTTCGGCATGACTCTCCCATTTTCTGAACATCTCATTAGGCTTATAATCCGGTATAGTATCCAGCAATACGTCCAGATCAAAATACCCGGCAACGGCTCCGGCGCCCACCTTTAATGCATCGTATGCATTACAGATTTGTTCTATATGAACCGGGACCATCATTACAGGTTTTTGCAGATACAGCGCCTCACACACCGATTCAAAACCTGCGGTAGTCGAGTATCCCTTACAACCGGCCATATAAGAAAGAAAAGTTTGGTCATTGATGCGATGCAGATTCAACCCATCGGAAATCCGTAAAACATCCGGAACATCTTTTTTATCCCAAAAGAATTCCAATTTTTCATCAGGATGTTTTCTATGCCAATCTTCAATCTCGGACAAATAACCGCTATTAAGCATGTATCCATGAATATAATCTCTTGTTTCATTTTTTTGCTGTTTGACCTCCTTTCTTAACAACGGAGGGACTACGGCTATTCCGCTTTTCCGGTCATCGGAAAGCGGATAGAATGATAATGCCAGCCGGGAAGAGGCTCCCAGTGCAGTCATCTTAGTGAAAAAACGTAATAAATTGATCTCCAACCAGGATACTTTCGGAAAAATATATTTACGATGCAAAAACATATACTGATGTCCTATACATACTATAGGAACCCGGACAGAAAAGAAGAAATTAGTGAGGCCGGCCAGTAACTCATAAAAATTAAGAACAATATCGGGGTTATAATCGGCTATTTTCTTTTTTATAAATACCATATTTGCAATATAAACAGGCAATCTAACCAAGTTATAAACAACACTCTTTATCAGGTTAGGACGTTTATTCTGAGCTGCGGGCAAAAAATTAGGACTTTCGAACGGAAGTATATCCGCTTTCATCTGCGATAAAAAATAATCGGGCAATATACGGGACTCGCTCTTTCCCACCAGACAGGCCACCACCTCATCCCCTTGCCTGCGAAGCATATCCTGCATAACCAATGCCTGGGAAAAATGTCCCCTTCCCTCCCCCTGTATAATAAAAAGAAATTTCATTTCGTCTTTCATTTTTAATCATAACAAAAACATGCTTTATACGGTTGTCCGGTTTCAGGAAGCTTTTATCTCTTTCGCATAATTTTCCTCATATTTGTATATTTCCCATATTCCATCCTCCCTTTCGACAAGAGCACTTAACGATTCCACCCAATCCCCGGAATTAAGATAATGCACATTCCCGAACCAAAGATCGGCCGGTTGATGAATATGGCCACAAATAACCCCGTCATAATGTTGACGCCCGGCTATCTCGGTTAAA from Barnesiella propionica carries:
- a CDS encoding glycosyltransferase family protein — encoded protein: MKFLFIIQGEGRGHFSQALVMQDMLRRQGDEVVACLVGKSESRILPDYFLSQMKADILPFESPNFLPAAQNKRPNLIKSVVYNLVRLPVYIANMVFIKKKIADYNPDIVLNFYELLAGLTNFFFSVRVPIVCIGHQYMFLHRKYIFPKVSWLEINLLRFFTKMTALGASSRLALSFYPLSDDRKSGIAVVPPLLRKEVKQQKNETRDYIHGYMLNSGYLSEIEDWHRKHPDEKLEFFWDKKDVPDVLRISDGLNLHRINDQTFLSYMAGCKGYSTTAGFESVCEALYLQKPVMMVPVHIEQICNAYDALKVGAGAVAGYFDLDVLLDTIPDYKPNEMFRKWESHAEVLIYAELKSIYNSYSREGIKISPSFR
- the rbr gene encoding rubrerythrin, giving the protein MEKSIKGTRTEQNLLKSFAGESQARSRYTFFASVAKKEGYEQIAGVFMETAEQEKEHAKKFFKYLEGGMVEITASYPAGIISTTAENLRAAAEGENEEWADLYPEFAKIAEEEGFPAIATTFKMVARVEAEHEARYRKLLERVETGKFFEEETEIEWQCRNCGYVHKGKKAPQLCPACQHPQAYFERKKNNY
- the galE gene encoding UDP-glucose 4-epimerase GalE, which translates into the protein MKGKILVTGGVGYIGSHTTVELQNAGYEVVIVDDLSNSNIGVLDGIEHITGKRPVFVQLDITNKEGLKKVFEENPGIQGIINFAASKAVGESVKKPLLYYRNNLVSLINLLELMPEFGVKGFVFSSSCTVYGQPDVLPVDEKAPIKPAMSPYGNTKQICEEIIQDTIHANAPFQSIILRYFNPIGSHPTAEIGELPNGVPQNLIPFLTQTAIGIRPELSVFGDDYNTPDGSCIRDYINVVDLAKAHVIAVDRMIQGKSKKNVEIFNLGTGKGLSVLELIHAFEKTTGVKVPHKIVDRREGDIEQVWANPEWANNELGWTAKETIEDTLASAWKWQLKLREKGIM
- a CDS encoding Fur family transcriptional regulator, whose amino-acid sequence is MTIQEIKEIFHQKGLKTTPQRIAVYYALSELKHPCAEDVLKHVRETHPTVTTGTIYNVLDSLVKTGLITKVHTDDNKMYFDWDTSEHQHLYFEDTQHIADYRDPGLNQMIREYFDTHHIPGFRMKEIKIQIVGTKK
- a CDS encoding 50S ribosomal protein L25/general stress protein Ctc encodes the protein MKTFKLEGTPRTDLGKKAVRELRKQSLIPAVLNGGQIVELPFKGKLNAGEKLVEMENNKGIIVTDFTVSKDSVRKLVYTPDIYAVELTIGDKKVMAVLKDIQFHPVNDSILHMDFLEVNEEKPVVMEVPVALEGHSEGVRAGGKLSLSMKKLKVKAVYTNIPERLVINIDNLGLGKTMQVGDLHFEGLELMNAKNAVVCAVNLTRAARGAQAKGN